In a single window of the Spirochaeta isovalerica genome:
- a CDS encoding alpha-amylase family glycosyl hydrolase — MIGDMTLEMHLRNECREKYNLKELSFSETGKTLLKGNYQIQDLTENINKIKRKNSELEEFYHSSDLNALALIERINHYLIGRYLLESDNLAFNSALKTLSEQYGKGKIDAMLKLYGQFFSGGPERSLDDPIENSPAREKILEEIILLKICNSNRAAQKYREIFDDSPLAEKTPYTPAFYSLLEHFDKTPSFGTYGDNLLKLLLEPAQKHPESLQSQIEYMKEMWTFLTDDFLLLLLKGIDLIREENKVHFSGPGPTTALEFGAYHNSEDEDNPNYSADSNWMPEVILLAKNALVWLNQLSRDYKREIKRLDQIPDEELDIMASRGINCLWLIGIWNRSNASREIKRRCGNHDAVSSAYSLFSYDIDWEIGGWEALANLRERCRNRGIRLASDMVPNHTGIDSEWTRSRPDWFIQTDRPPFPSYTYNSENLSEDPGIGIYLEDHYYDKSDAAVTFKRVNFHTGETRYIYHGNDGTSMPWNDTAQLDFLKEEVREAVIGQIIHVARNFPVIRFDAAMTLAKKHIQRLWYPLPGQGGDIASRANFAMTAKDFDDACGGEFWKEVVSRVAAEAPDTLLLAEAFWMMEGYFVRNLGMHRVYNSAFMNMLKNEENGKYKETIKNTLNYDRKILKRFVNFMNNPDEDTAAVQFGTGDKYFGVLTLMLTMPGLPMIGHGQIEGYKEKYGMEFHKPLWDEYPDPALVERHEREIFPIMKRRYLFVSANRFRLFDLFEHSGAVNDNVFAYSNKCGGEYVLVLYNNAYERAVGTINHSAPFIENDENGSRFESSSLGESLGLTNDGDCYCVFRELKNGLWFIRNSREIYENGLFVELDGFNSHVFMDIHELRNSDSNRIADICSKLNGSGTPDMDREYREMIFQPLYAAYRKHVNREILTNLKENHLTLSDISEEPLKDFVETYQSVRDFAGGTGDVEEVASLVREALAHPDDITKKLKKEKAASAYFSEGFTWQNRIVLYLFSLYRYTGRLISPADEERINRNILDNWMIIHYLRDLFTDMGWGESDIDKIISLFKFLQERYSRIAGIKGSYLSGEFLEELIDMDGFRQLMGLNSYEGTLWFNKERFELYLWWAYYWTLSGKDMKEASDIFKKIPKWQKAAEKSEYDFDALLKLIK, encoded by the coding sequence ATGATCGGTGATATGACTCTGGAAATGCATTTGAGAAATGAATGCAGAGAGAAATACAATTTGAAAGAATTATCCTTTTCTGAGACAGGCAAAACACTCCTGAAAGGAAATTATCAGATACAGGATCTCACCGAGAATATTAATAAAATCAAGCGAAAGAATTCGGAGCTGGAAGAATTTTATCATTCCAGCGATTTGAATGCTTTGGCTCTGATTGAGAGAATTAACCACTATCTGATCGGACGTTATCTCCTGGAGTCGGACAATCTCGCTTTCAATAGCGCACTGAAAACCCTTTCCGAACAGTATGGAAAGGGGAAAATAGATGCCATGCTCAAGCTCTACGGGCAATTTTTTTCTGGAGGACCGGAGCGCTCTCTCGACGACCCTATAGAGAATAGTCCCGCCCGGGAGAAAATACTCGAAGAAATCATTCTTCTAAAAATCTGCAACAGTAACAGGGCGGCACAGAAATACAGAGAAATATTTGACGATTCGCCCCTTGCAGAGAAGACGCCTTACACTCCGGCGTTTTATTCGCTGCTGGAACATTTCGACAAAACGCCCTCTTTCGGAACTTATGGAGACAATCTTCTCAAGCTTCTGCTTGAGCCGGCGCAGAAACATCCTGAATCGCTCCAGAGTCAGATCGAGTATATGAAGGAAATGTGGACTTTTCTGACTGATGACTTTCTCTTATTGCTTCTTAAGGGCATTGATCTTATAAGAGAAGAGAACAAAGTACATTTCAGCGGACCGGGACCGACCACGGCGTTAGAATTCGGGGCTTATCACAACAGCGAGGATGAAGATAACCCCAACTACAGTGCCGACAGCAACTGGATGCCCGAAGTTATCCTTCTGGCTAAAAACGCACTGGTCTGGCTTAATCAGCTTAGCCGCGATTATAAAAGAGAAATAAAAAGGCTCGATCAGATTCCCGATGAAGAGCTCGACATAATGGCGTCCCGGGGTATCAACTGCCTTTGGCTGATCGGCATATGGAACAGAAGCAATGCTTCACGGGAAATCAAAAGACGCTGCGGCAATCACGATGCCGTTTCTTCGGCTTATTCCCTATTCAGTTATGACATAGACTGGGAAATCGGCGGTTGGGAAGCTCTTGCCAACCTGCGGGAACGGTGCCGGAACAGAGGCATACGCCTGGCTAGTGACATGGTTCCCAATCACACGGGGATCGATTCCGAATGGACTCGCAGCCGACCGGACTGGTTCATACAGACCGATAGGCCTCCCTTTCCCTCCTATACCTACAACAGTGAAAATCTTTCCGAAGACCCTGGAATCGGAATATACCTGGAAGACCATTACTATGACAAAAGCGATGCCGCCGTTACCTTCAAGCGGGTCAATTTCCATACAGGAGAAACCCGGTACATTTATCACGGCAATGACGGAACATCCATGCCCTGGAACGATACGGCCCAGCTCGATTTTCTCAAAGAAGAAGTTCGGGAAGCCGTTATCGGCCAGATAATTCATGTCGCCAGGAATTTTCCCGTCATTCGCTTCGACGCAGCCATGACTCTGGCTAAAAAACATATCCAGAGGCTCTGGTACCCGCTTCCCGGACAGGGAGGAGATATCGCATCGAGAGCAAACTTCGCCATGACCGCAAAGGATTTTGACGATGCCTGCGGCGGTGAATTCTGGAAGGAAGTTGTCAGCCGCGTTGCCGCCGAAGCTCCCGATACACTGCTGCTCGCCGAAGCCTTCTGGATGATGGAGGGATACTTCGTCCGCAATCTGGGAATGCACAGAGTCTACAACTCCGCTTTCATGAATATGCTTAAAAACGAGGAAAACGGTAAATACAAAGAGACCATAAAAAACACGCTCAATTACGATAGAAAAATTCTCAAACGATTTGTGAATTTCATGAATAACCCCGATGAAGATACGGCAGCGGTACAGTTCGGAACAGGAGACAAATACTTCGGCGTCCTGACCCTGATGCTCACGATGCCCGGCCTTCCCATGATAGGCCATGGCCAGATCGAAGGCTATAAAGAAAAATACGGAATGGAATTTCATAAGCCGCTCTGGGATGAGTATCCCGATCCGGCTCTGGTTGAACGTCACGAAAGGGAAATATTCCCTATTATGAAACGCCGCTATCTGTTTGTTTCAGCAAATCGATTCAGGCTTTTTGACCTGTTCGAGCATTCGGGCGCCGTAAATGATAATGTCTTTGCCTACTCCAACAAATGCGGGGGAGAATATGTGCTCGTTCTCTACAACAATGCTTATGAAAGAGCCGTAGGTACAATCAACCACTCAGCTCCTTTTATTGAAAATGATGAGAATGGATCCCGTTTCGAAAGCTCTTCTCTGGGAGAATCTCTCGGCCTGACAAACGATGGCGACTGTTACTGTGTCTTCAGGGAATTGAAAAACGGATTGTGGTTTATCAGGAACAGCAGGGAAATCTACGAAAACGGGCTCTTTGTCGAGCTGGATGGTTTTAACAGCCACGTCTTTATGGACATCCATGAACTGAGAAACAGCGATTCCAACCGCATTGCCGATATCTGCTCCAAACTCAATGGCTCGGGAACGCCCGATATGGACAGAGAATACAGAGAAATGATTTTCCAGCCGCTTTACGCAGCCTACCGGAAACATGTGAACCGTGAAATCCTCACGAATCTTAAAGAAAATCATTTAACTCTTTCTGATATTTCAGAAGAGCCGTTGAAGGATTTTGTCGAAACATATCAATCAGTTCGCGATTTTGCCGGTGGCACGGGAGATGTCGAAGAGGTAGCTTCTCTGGTCAGAGAAGCCCTGGCCCATCCCGATGATATAACTAAAAAACTTAAAAAGGAAAAAGCCGCATCCGCTTATTTCAGCGAAGGGTTCACCTGGCAGAACCGCATTGTTCTCTATCTGTTCTCCCTCTATCGGTACACTGGTCGTCTCATCAGTCCGGCGGACGAGGAAAGAATAAACAGAAACATACTGGATAACTGGATGATCATCCATTACCTGAGAGATCTCTTTACCGATATGGGCTGGGGGGAAAGCGATATCGATAAAATCATTTCCCTGTTCAAATTTCTGCAGGAGCGCTACAGCCGCATAGCCGGGATCAAGGGTTCTTACCTGTCCGGGGAATTTCTGGAAGAACTGATAGATATGGATGGCTTCAGACAGTTGATGGGACTGAATTCCTATGAAGGGACGCTCTGGTTCAACAAGGAAAGGTTCGAGCTCTATCTCTGGTGGGCCTACTATTGGACGCTATCCGGGAAAGATATGAAAGAGGCATCGGACATATTCAAGAAAATACCTAAATGGCAAAAAGCAGCTGAAAAATCTGAATATGATTTTGACGCCCTTCTGAAACTCATCAAATAA